ATTACTTGCTTTGGTTATTCGCAGATTAAAAATACTGCCAAActaaagagaatgaaaaagaaacaattgagATTGATTGAGAAAAGGGatacaaatgataaaacatacaattgaaaaagattgaaaaattttaaaaaaaaaaaaaaaaaaaaaaaaaaaaagaagaaagaaaaagaaaagaaaaattaaaaaagtaaaaaaccaGCTCTcaaatagataagaaaataatgtgcTATACAAATAACGTTCAATAAAGTgttcttaaaaatattgttaaagcataataaattcaactaattatatcatataaaaaatatatcataatggtaaattaatattacttaagGAGCGATAAAGTTTTAactgtataaaaaagaaagaaagaaagaaagaaagaaagaaaaaaaaaagaattataaagtaaaaaaaatcacataaataatcttattacgtatcttcttcttcttcttcttcttcttcttcttgttgaGTCTTTCTTTCCATCACAAAACTTTCCAATTCTTTGATAAGATTAATACCTGGATTTCTTCTCCactataaaggaaaaagaaaaaaaaaaaaaaaaaaaaaaaaaagaagaaaataattatgatcaaatcaatttaaataaaagctAATACATTCATTAAAAATCTCTCACCATCTTTTTGACCCACTttggtaaataattaatattagatgGAGCCTGAAATCTATGAAAAttcttgtaaataaaattcttcaatataaaagaaaaaaaaaagaataataaataataaataataaataattaaagaaaccTTTCATCTACTAAGAGAACAATGCCCCAATCATTCCTATGTCTGATACATCGACCTATAGCCTGGTTCAAAGCTCTAAATGCTTGTACGGTATACCATTCGGATCCCGTGAGTAATTCCTTAGAAGAATTTTCATCATTGTACATCCATTTCAAATTTACTTCTGGATCTGTTCTTACAGCATATGGTATGCCGATCTAAcaaacataatttataatacataataaataataattggaatagattattatcaaagcgattttaatttatatatttattcattttaagatATCTTAGATgtgaattatttaacaataatttttctgtaacgaagcgaaaagaaaaaaaaagcctaaaacaaaaaaaggaaaaaatatattctctcaAAAAATCgcttatataatatcatcgactaaattaatattaaatatattcttttaaataataataataataataataataataatattattattattattgtttttgtttataatcatTGGATACTTACTGTTAATACACAACGTGCCTCGTTATCACTAAAGTCAGTACCTTCAGCAATTTTTCCACGAAAAACTGCAAATAAAATTGCACCTGACAACGtttcaatatttgtatttacataAGATGTTTCCTCAATAGCCTCCCGatattctttcaatatttctccTAAATCATTACTATTACGTGGCTCTATGAAGATTCGtttgtatctttttatctcctcCCAATAATTATtgcttttccatctttttatttgattattcatCATATAATACGACGAAAAGAAGCATAATATTCCGTGCGGTATTGATTGGCAAATGTTTAGCAACAATTTTCCAAGTTCAtcctttaaataataataataatattattattattattattaagttatataattatattataaaaaataataacaatgtacGAGTGGATTtaattgtttgaaaaatttgttcgtttgtttttctttttcttttttttttttttttttaaattaaatataagaaacgTTTAATCGTACGCATAAGTAGTAATCAGAACGTATtagatgataattaaataataagaaaatattatatatatatatatatatattaattagaaaagaagaaagagacatatttgaaataatttttctattcttatgagaatagaaatatatgtaaaataatttatacaaaagttatataaaattaataagaaactaTTCTTATTGTCTGATGTGAAAAACAATTTACtatagtaatttattattttatttcagacAAGATTGTTCTCTAATGTTgtgttaaaaaaacaaaaacagaagataaaaaaaaaagaaaaagaaaagaaatgtcctCGCCccttctcgaaaaaaaaaaaggaaagaaagaaaggatttataattattgaaaaaagaaaaattaacaaattactTGAAAATTCCAGCTATTAACGTTTTGATAATTAGCTTTTAAAGATACGCCAGTTGGTCCCTTTGGTACACAAGTGACATAAACCTGATCGCTATTGATCACATGATTGGCAGAAAGTGTATGAGCGAATTTCGTGCCAAGTTCGCTTTGGAAAGAAGTTATAGGAGTCAAGGTACCCGATGCCAATATGATCGATCTTGCTTCACGTGCCAAAGGTGCAAAGATTACAGCAGGATTCATGCAAATCAATTTGAAACTTCTCAAACGTTTTCCAGTTCTTTGTGATGACGTCCAAGAATCGTCTGTGaactaaaagaaagaaaatgaaaaaacaaaaaaaaaaggaaaagaaatgacaaaataagaaatgaaagagaatttaaaaaagagaagagaagacgaTCAGataagaaaagtgaaagaattttgattatattttaaaattttttttttttttttgttttttttgttaatgaattttatacaataataaaaataataataataataataacgataataataaataagaaggaaagaaatatttacatactttGAACTTTATATCGGAAACGAAAGATTCGTTTATGTAAGCTCGATAATCATTCGCATATTCATCGGaaatgatcatttttaatgCGAATATCAAACGTTGAAGAATGATTTTGGTACTTCGtgatataattgttttaaatttatttaatttatcatactTTACAACACGaaggttttcttttattttattaaattcagaTATTGCTATTTGTGCGgcatctattatttttatgcattttGACATATCAATATTGAACATTTTAAACAATTCGATCAATTGTTTACCCGTCCAATGAGAACTATtcatttcatcatttttatcctAAAACAAATACGtttaatatagatacatatacatacatacatacatacatacatacatacatacatacatacatatatatatatatatataaatataaaatttatttatatgtatgtaaatataaaatttgtttatatatataaaaaagagttgttaaatctttttttttttttttttttttttttttatttatgcgaTATatggattatataaaataaaaaaaaataaaaaaaaatatatatatatgtatatataaatgtgtataaaatatatataccgtTGGCTTTAGAGTAACGGTGTTCATACAATTGATGAGACTCTCGATATAAGAAATTATGGTCGAGTAGGCATCGTGTTGTTCAATGGATTCCTTTGATTTCAATACTCTACAGTCTTCAAGAACCGAGTGTAATTGATCTTCCCTAAAATCGGCACTGGCGACATTTCGACAGATGTCCTCGATATTATGAGCCTCATCGAATATGATTACCTGATCCTTCAAATTAATTTGCATCtatgaaataaatcattccTTATTAATAAACGAATTATGGATCGTCGTCAGTTATGATTTTAcgaacattaatttttttttttgtcacgtAATTCATACCATCGAtggaggaaaacaaaaaaaaaaaaaaaggaaacgaacgaataaatcaattttttgaagttcgtaaaaagagaaacgaatatcttaaaaatagtaatatgtgtattcaaaaaaagaaaaaaataaagataaaaataataaaattggaaTGATAATTACGCTTTCACGTATGTCAGGATCGATGATGTAATTGTAAGGACAGATTATTATCTCAGCTTCCGCTGCTAAATTTTTAGCAGCGAAGTACGGACAAACttgattttttcttccaaCTTCGACGAGATCTTCGATATCGTATGGCATAgttattccatttttttccaaTTGAGAGAACGTCGAtagatcctttttatttttttcagtgTAATAAATACATCCGAAtgactgaaaaaaaagaaaagaaaaatgaattatatacgTCAATCAGTAAAagtcaattaattatacgatatttattaatttcaattgtaAGACCTTTTCAGGATCGAGTAGATTGTAACAAAGTTCTGTTTTGTTCTTCGTGGTATTTTGAAGGCAGGTATGTTCTCGACTACTCAGTATAGTCATTCTAAAacgatgaatttattattaacaatttttataaaagaaaatatttatatcatgtaatatatatttaagcaatttaaagattttgaaaattattttgaacgTAATATTATAACTGTATAAGATTAttcaatcatttaattattacgaatattttaaatacatacgatacattctatattattaaatattatttattattataatttgttataaatcgAATTGAAAGAATTGAATCGACTGAttggaaataattgaaataacgaagaaacaaaagaaaaaaaaaaagagaaaaaaaataaattaacgaacgggcaataaaatttttttcttcgcatattcatatgtaaaagaaatatcttgataatatataaaagacaaattaatgtaattattatttcttacttcttGTTTCTGTAATCAGTCCGGCCAAGTTCCTTCACGACTTGTTCGATTTGTCTATGGGTACGAGTTCCATAATAAATCTTTGGTATTTTCAAACGTGTCTTccttaaataaacaaataaacaaataaatcaatcaatcgaGATTATAATTGCCCACACGAAATCTAtgtagtgtatatatatatatatatatatacatatatatatataaaagaaaaacaattattttatactctttattttcattgaggATATCATCcaaattaatcatattttcaGAACGTTTCTTCGATCCATCGAGAGAAGCTTGCGAGCTCGTCGATTCGATCACAGtacaatctaaaaaaaaacaaaaataaaaaaagaaaaaaaaaaggaaaaaaaacaagaaaaagataagaaaatgacaataataataacaacgatatcaacaaattttaatataaataaacagatTTTGGGGTATTCAAAAATCTTTAAGTCGGAGTCAAAAGTTAGTTTAAAAGTCTTCTCTTGAGactttttagatatttttgcgtttccttctcttttcttttcttttttctttttcaaaaatcattaaaactACACAATTGCAGACTAGATTTTATTAGATCGCCAGCTTAAAATATCACTCGAGAAAGGAGTAATGAtcgattgtatttatttttctttcttgtttttttttttttaaatcacgtAAAAACTAACTTTTGACACCTTGTATATtttgcatataaaaataaattttatgttacGTTACCATCGTCCTCTTCTGTTGCAAGACATTTATCGTTTCGACGATCGAGATTGTTTTTGATGATttctaaaaggaaaaacaaaaaaaaaagaaaaggaataaaaagaaaatacaaaaaaaaaaaaataattaataagtaaacGAAATCAATGAAGGGgattataaaagtttttatacatatttgtaagATTTTCAGAGGGATTTGTTCGTTggcttgtttttttcttttttttttttacgcacacagcgagagagagagagagagagagagagagagagagagagagacagaaagaaatgaaagaaagacagaaaaaaaaggaaaagaaaaaaattgaaaggatTAAATAGCTTAACGAAAGGAtggatggaaggaaggaaggaaagaagaaagagagacgaatgTCAAAACAGTGGCTGCTCCTGTTGGCACGTGAAAGG
This DNA window, taken from Vespa velutina chromosome 12, iVesVel2.1, whole genome shotgun sequence, encodes the following:
- the LOC124953421 gene encoding Fanconi anemia group J protein homolog isoform X2 codes for the protein MDSSKSKNDKERFHIDIFEISSDESSTEGEKIKNPLSLRNHLKHSTVKKSINVDLIPNDSNKKKTPIVLDISIESDSNDSDNLNQLSALQQQQSSVKETTSTDVNSESNNEKAKPDVFDISTDTDSNISDDFTQASCVSHATRMGLFPWKKQKRLSSDSQDGNNDKSKCMSTAFDNSVPISVIKESKIRKVSVRQRFTKSEETPIKYFNNPSPPIISDMVEMKELQTTDVMQDELVIAGSKVKFPVQPYPCQLAVMNRLIESCTKENHCLLESPTGSGKTLALLCGVLGWQDTYSKIIKNNLDRRNDKCLATEEDDDCTVIESTSSQASLDGSKKRSENMINLDDILNENKEKTRLKIPKIYYGTRTHRQIEQVVKELGRTDYRNKKMTILSSREHTCLQNTTKNKTELCYNLLDPEKSFGCIYYTEKNKKDLSTFSQLEKNGITMPYDIEDLVEVGRKNQVCPYFAAKNLAAEAEIIICPYNYIIDPDIRESMQINLKDQVIIFDEAHNIEDICRNVASADFREDQLHSVLEDCRVLKSKESIEQHDAYSTIISYIESLINCMNTVTLKPTDKNDEMNSSHWTGKQLIELFKMFNIDMSKCIKIIDAAQIAISEFNKIKENLRVVKYDKLNKFKTIISRSTKIILQRLIFALKMIISDEYANDYRAYINESFVSDIKFKFTDDSWTSSQRTGKRLRSFKLICMNPAVIFAPLAREARSIILASGTLTPITSFQSELGTKFAHTLSANHVINSDQVYVTCVPKGPTGVSLKANYQNVNSWNFQDELGKLLLNICQSIPHGILCFFSSYYMMNNQIKRWKSNNYWEEIKRYKRIFIEPRNSNDLGEILKEYREAIEETSYVNTNIETLSGAILFAVFRGKIAEGTDFSDNEARCVLTIGIPYAVRTDPEVNLKWMYNDENSSKELLTGSEWYTVQAFRALNQAIGRCIRHRNDWGIVLLVDERFQAPSNINYLPKWVKKMWRRNPGINLIKELESFVMERKTQQEEEEEEEEEDT
- the LOC124953421 gene encoding Fanconi anemia group J protein homolog isoform X1 → MHVILIIIAIIVTLLYHLIKFYIEDWFYYDIKMDSSKSKNDKERFHIDIFEISSDESSTEGEKIKNPLSLRNHLKHSTVKKSINVDLIPNDSNKKKTPIVLDISIESDSNDSDNLNQLSALQQQQSSVKETTSTDVNSESNNEKAKPDVFDISTDTDSNISDDFTQASCVSHATRMGLFPWKKQKRLSSDSQDGNNDKSKCMSTAFDNSVPISVIKESKIRKVSVRQRFTKSEETPIKYFNNPSPPIISDMVEMKELQTTDVMQDELVIAGSKVKFPVQPYPCQLAVMNRLIESCTKENHCLLESPTGSGKTLALLCGVLGWQDTYSKIIKNNLDRRNDKCLATEEDDDCTVIESTSSQASLDGSKKRSENMINLDDILNENKEKTRLKIPKIYYGTRTHRQIEQVVKELGRTDYRNKKMTILSSREHTCLQNTTKNKTELCYNLLDPEKSFGCIYYTEKNKKDLSTFSQLEKNGITMPYDIEDLVEVGRKNQVCPYFAAKNLAAEAEIIICPYNYIIDPDIRESMQINLKDQVIIFDEAHNIEDICRNVASADFREDQLHSVLEDCRVLKSKESIEQHDAYSTIISYIESLINCMNTVTLKPTDKNDEMNSSHWTGKQLIELFKMFNIDMSKCIKIIDAAQIAISEFNKIKENLRVVKYDKLNKFKTIISRSTKIILQRLIFALKMIISDEYANDYRAYINESFVSDIKFKFTDDSWTSSQRTGKRLRSFKLICMNPAVIFAPLAREARSIILASGTLTPITSFQSELGTKFAHTLSANHVINSDQVYVTCVPKGPTGVSLKANYQNVNSWNFQDELGKLLLNICQSIPHGILCFFSSYYMMNNQIKRWKSNNYWEEIKRYKRIFIEPRNSNDLGEILKEYREAIEETSYVNTNIETLSGAILFAVFRGKIAEGTDFSDNEARCVLTIGIPYAVRTDPEVNLKWMYNDENSSKELLTGSEWYTVQAFRALNQAIGRCIRHRNDWGIVLLVDERFQAPSNINYLPKWVKKMWRRNPGINLIKELESFVMERKTQQEEEEEEEEEDT